CAATAGCAGCCGCAATAAATAAAGCTTCAATCCCCCGAGCAACCCCGCTTAGCAGATCCCCTGATAAAATGTCACGAAATGAGTTCGTGATGGCTACACCAGGGACTAAAGGCATTACCGCTCCGATTATAATGTGGTCAACATTGCTGGCTAATCCCAGCTTTACACATGAAATAGCCAACGCACCAATAACAAAAGCTGCAACAAACATATCTAAAAAACGCATTTGTAACCATTTTTTTACATAAATTCCTGCGATAAATCCAAGACAGCCAATAAAAAACGTGGGGGTAAAATCTTGCCATGTCCCGCCAAAGATATACATTAAAGTACAACTAACAAAACCTGCTGCTAGCACTTGCCAAAGTAAAGAAAAACTCGGTGTGTCACAGTTCACACGTTTTAGTCGTGCATTTAACTCGTTTAAAGTAATCTTTTTAGCTGCAAATTCGCGGGAAAGATGATTGACGGCGACAATTTTTTCTAAGTTGATGGAACGTTCATGTACCTCTTCTAATTGAGAAAAAGAAGAATTACGTATACTCATAAATAGGCCAGTTGCCGTAACATAACTAACAGTGTTAGAAATCCCAGCGTTTTCTGCGATTCGATTCATCGTATCTTCTACACGATATACTTCTGAACCATTCTCCATCATAATTTTACCCGCCATAAGACAGGTACTTAAAACAAGCTCTTCTTTCATTTGTTTACCTCATTTGTAAAGTTGCTTCTATTCTATCATTTCGTTGTTTGAATTGCTTTTAATTTTTATTAGGTGAAAAGTTTTTTTGCCGTTTTATTCAAAAACACTGATAAAGAAATATCAGAAAATTGAGAAATTTTTGTTTTAGCTTAAAATAAATTAATATAGATTTAATAAAAATAACGGTTGTAATAGTTTGTGAAATGTCTTATTATCTTTTTAAGATATTTTATGTCATAAATTTATTGTGAACTGTTGGTTAATTTGGTATCTCTCGTTATCGTACGAATTTTTTTCTTTAAGATAGATAACTATTTTTGAGGTATATCATTTCCCAAAAATTCTATTTTTGTTTACAATAAACTTATGAATGATAAATGTTATTATAAAGGAGAGGTGACTTTCTATGCGTCGTAAGGTTTATACAAAAGATCAAATATTGAAAGCCGCTTATGAAGTTATTTCAAAAGATGGCTTCAGTAAGTTTACAGCCCGTAACATTGCTAAAAAAATGGGGATTTCAACCCAGCCGATTTATTTAGAGTTTAAAAATATGCAAGATCTTAAAAACACTTTGGTTGAAACAGTTATGCGTGATTTACAAGAAAATGTCTTTCCGATTAAGCATACAGGAAATCAAATTGTTGACTTGGGTTTGAATTACATTAATTTTGCCCAAGAAAATCGTAATTTGTATGTTGCCTTATTTGTTGATGAATATGGCGGCGGCAAAATGATGCACGAGTTTTCATATGAATACTTCAAAAATATGGTGGCAAATTGCCCAGAATATGCTGACTTGTCTGACGAGTACATCAAAGCACTTCATGATGGGACTTGGATCACAGTGACAGGAATTGCTTCTTTGATGTCTTCTGGTATTATTCACCCTTCTCAAGAACAAATTGGTGAATTAATTCAATCTGCTGTTGATGGTATTTTGAAAATGGAGGCTCCAGAAAAAATTTTTAATGGGGAAGGCTAGTTTACTAGTGAAAAATCACGCTTATAAAAGAAAGATGCGTCTTAGCTGTTCATAATACTTTTTCTTTCAAAGGC
The DNA window shown above is from Enterococcus montenegrensis and carries:
- a CDS encoding threonine/serine exporter family protein; amino-acid sequence: MKEELVLSTCLMAGKIMMENGSEVYRVEDTMNRIAENAGISNTVSYVTATGLFMSIRNSSFSQLEEVHERSINLEKIVAVNHLSREFAAKKITLNELNARLKRVNCDTPSFSLLWQVLAAGFVSCTLMYIFGGTWQDFTPTFFIGCLGFIAGIYVKKWLQMRFLDMFVAAFVIGALAISCVKLGLASNVDHIIIGAVMPLVPGVAITNSFRDILSGDLLSGVARGIEALFIAAAIGVGIATTLLLFGGGIA
- a CDS encoding TetR/AcrR family transcriptional regulator, giving the protein MRRKVYTKDQILKAAYEVISKDGFSKFTARNIAKKMGISTQPIYLEFKNMQDLKNTLVETVMRDLQENVFPIKHTGNQIVDLGLNYINFAQENRNLYVALFVDEYGGGKMMHEFSYEYFKNMVANCPEYADLSDEYIKALHDGTWITVTGIASLMSSGIIHPSQEQIGELIQSAVDGILKMEAPEKIFNGEG